A single Dermacentor albipictus isolate Rhodes 1998 colony chromosome 3, USDA_Dalb.pri_finalv2, whole genome shotgun sequence DNA region contains:
- the LOC135896301 gene encoding neuropeptide-like protein 31: MIKSLLVVFVVVAILCSRAFAQLGLFGGIGGNFGPGFGYGGFRRYGGYGGYGGYPGFGLYRGYGGYGPGFGFFG; this comes from the coding sequence ATGATAAAGTCCCTGCTGGTCGTCTTCGTGGTCGTGGCTATTCTTTGCAGCCGGGCATTTGCGCAGCTTGGTCTCTTCGGCGGCATTGGAGGCAACTTTGGTCCAGGCTTCGGGTACGGTGGATTTCGCCGCTACGGAGGTTATGGCGGCTATGGTGGATACCCTGGCTTTGGACTCTACCGGGGCTACGGAGGTTATGGACCTGGCTTTGGTTTCTTCGGTTGA